ATATCTATTGATTTTTTGGCAGTGATGTTTCCGTCCAGATTTGAAACTTCAAGGTTAACGATATGCGTGAGGTCGGAAGAAAATCCCGCGCCGAAAGTGAAAGTATTTCTGCCCGCGCCTGATTGCGCCTGTTTGAAATCATTGTCAAGCGTCCAGCGATAAATCAGGCCGGATGCCGGAATTTTTCTGCCGCCGGAAACCAGGTTTGGGAAAGCGCTTGCGGTTATTGCTGATTTCGGCGAAGCCAGAGCTTTTCCTTTGTACCAAAAAGGAATTGATGTCGCGGCCCGCCATAAGATGTCAACATCGGCTATGACCAGCGAGAATTCTGTTTCGTGGCGTATGCCGTTTACGTCTATTGCGACGACGGTTAATATTTCTGATTTTCCGACATCTCCGGTTGTGAATCCGTATTCTTTAAGGCCGGTTCCGCGGAGCGCGACCGCGCCGTTATGAATCCATGTAATTTGTGAGCTGTTTAATTCAAAAGAAAACGCCGAAACGCGGGCGATAATGTTTTGATTGGGACCCGGAGCATCGGTTGGGATCAGCTCTATAAAAAAGTTTTCCGTTCCCGTTCCCAAATCAATCTGGGCTCCGGCAGGAAAAATCGTCAGAAAAGCCAGAAATAAAACCGTTGTTAATAAAAATTTATTTCGCATATTATTATTCTCCGAAAAACGTCCTAAATTGCGGACTCTTATTGTAAAAGTATAGAAACACCACCATTCCGGTATAAGCCGGCAGAAAAGGTATGAATCCCGAAGCCCCGCTTAGGTGAAAGGCCCACGGTTTTTTAAGTTCGCGGGCTTGTGTCCACGCGAATATAGTAAACCAAGCTATACCGTCTATTATAAAACCGACAAGGGGTACTTGGCTAATTAAGTCGCAAAACGAAGCAAAACCAATCATCATTCCGAACTCGGACTTGCTTACCATGGGACCGGCCACGGCGGCCGCTTTTTGCGTCGCCAGGCCTTCATTTTTACGGGATTCCTGAAGTTTCAAGTTTCGTTCGCCTTCCTCGGTTGTAATATTTTCATCAGCCATGTTTTAAATTATTTTTCCTGCGCTATTCCCTGCTTCGCCTTTTTAATCGCTAATAATTGCTGGGGGTCGGAAGTTATAATTTGGTCTTCGGTGTAAGACGATATTATTTTGATGGCCACATGTTTGAGGCCGGCGAAAAACAACCCTTCGCCGATATCGGACTCCAGTATCAGGAATTTTTCTTCGTCGGTCAGGTTGAAAGTTTTTTGGAGAAGATCAATGGTCGCGGGCGACTGTTTTAAAAGAATCTGGATTGAAGAGTTTGTAATGATGGGCACGCCGTAAGGGGAGCGCAAAAAATCGCCCACGTCTTGAGTAATCGTCGCCACTCCCAAAAAATATTTTCTCGCGCGCTTGGCTATGCCGAATAAGAATGAGGCGCCCTGTTCTTCTTTCATAATCCACCAGGCTTCGTCTATGACCAGAATTCTCTTTTTTAAATTTTTTCGGACAGCGTTCCAGATATGGTGGGTTATCAAATACATTGCCACCGGACGCAGTTCGTCCTCCATGTCTCTTACCGAAAAAACCACCAGCTTTTTATTTATATCAACATTTGTAGGCTGGTTGATGAAGCCGGCCCAAGTGCCCTGGGTGTATTTGCGCATGCGCTGGGCCAATCCTTCGCCGCCTTCCATATTGGCTAAAATCAATTCAAGATCCGAAAGTATCGGCGGAATTTTTGAAGAAAAATCAGATTCCGGAGTAATGTCGCGCGAAGCGTAAGTTTCGGTGATGGCCCGGTCTAAAATGGAATCCTCTTCCGGCGTAAGTCCGCCGAGCATTATGCGGAAAAGTCCGACTAAGTTTATGATGTTAGACCTTAAAATATCCGAGGGGTCTTCGTCTTCGCGGGGTTTGGGCAGGTCAAAAGGATTAATATGATGCTGGGAAGAAAGAGAGATGTTGAAATATCGGCCGTCAACGGCCTCCGACAGAAATTCATATTCGCGTTCGGGGTCAATCACTATGACATCGGTGTCAAACATTAAAGAGCGAAGTATTTCAAGTTTCGTGGCATAACTTTTTCCCGCTCCGGCTTTGGCGAAAATGACCGAATTGTAGTTTTCAAGCGAGAATCTGTCAAAAAGAACCAGGCTGTTATTATGGCGATTTACGCCGTAAAGAATGCCTCGGTTGGAAGTGAGGTCAAATGAAACAAAAGGGAAAAGACTTGATATCGGCGAGGAATTAAGTTTGTTGTTGACTCCCAGAATGTCCCGTCCCAGGGGGAAAACAGTCAGGAGGCCGTCATCCTGCTGGAAAAGAGCGGGTTTGGCGTAAACCAGACGGGATTCAAGCATTGACCTTATTTCCGTTTCGTCCCGGTTGAGTTCTTCCAGAGTGTCGGCATAGATTGTCATATAAAGGCCGAAAGAAAAAAGTTTTTCCTGCGCCTGTTGCAGTTTGTCGCGCAGTTCCTCCAGGTTTTGATAAGCGGCATCCAGCATCGGGTCCCTAACCAGGCCTTTTTCTTCGCGCATGTGGATTTGAGACTGGACTTCGGCGACCTTTTTCTGGAGCTGGCGTAAAACTCCGGCCGTATCCATCGGATGGATGTAAATAGATATGTCAAAAACCTTGTCGAGATTTATGATTGAGCTGAACCAGTTCACGGCCAGATATTTGGGATAGGAGAAAATAAAAATGGTGCGGGCTATTTTTTCCCCGATTTTTACGTAATTTGAATTTACTTCCAAAGCTGACGGCGCGATGATGTCTTTCAATTCCAAAACCGCGGCCTCGTAAATCTGTTCGGGCTGAATCGCGATTATCTCGTCGTTTGCCCCCACCTCCTTCTTTTTGAATAAGTCTCCTAAAGCCATAATGTTAAAGTTTAAGTTCTAATTTGCGGCGCGTGTCCTTTTTCCAATTCCCCCGGGTTGAATAATCCGTAGAAGAGTTCAACCGCCTCTTCGGTGTTTAGGGGCGCGGTTCGCGTTCCGGTTGAAGCAATGGCTCCCGAAACCGTTTCGGCTCTTTGCCAGAGTTGATTTTTATGTTCCTCAAATTTTTCATCGCTTAGTTGTTTGTCTTCTTTTTTTACGCCGAAAAGCCCTTTGAATATCCCGCCCAGTCCGTTTTTTTTGCCGATCTCAATTAAGGGAGGGGCAAAAGAGACGACGATGTAGAAATTTTTGGTCACGATTTTTGTGGTTTCAACAAAAGTTCTGATGAATTCAATGTATTCGCGTGTCTGTATTTTCAATAATTCATTAGTCTGGTCGCGTTCTGTTTCGCGCAGAGTTTCAAGGTAGGGTTCAATATTGAGCCTGCGTGACTGGATCACGATTTGCACCGAGAAATCCAGCGCGTTTAAAAAGTTTTGATATTGCGCGGTAATGGCCTCTTGCTCCTCGTTTGACCTTAAGGCGAAATTCAAAGACGAAGCCATCAAAACCATATGTAGGCTTTTATCTTCGGTGATTATTATGCCGTCGCGTATTTCTCTTATCGGCACGAATTCCTGCGCTGATAGTGGTTTTGCCATTTACTTAATTTTCTCTTTAACATCTAAAGACCAAGCCAGGTCCTTTAATTTGCTTTCGGTGGTTTTAGGTAAAACGAATTCTTGTTTGGGAGCCGAAATTTTTTGGGCTTTGGGTTTTTTGGTCTCGCTTCTTTTCCAGATATAAAGTTTTGATTTGGTGTAATATGATACGGCGTTGGCCATTACGTTTATGAAAGGCTGATTATGCACTTTATAAAATGCCAAAGCCAAAGCCAGCCCGGCGACCGGCAAACCCAGAAGCACTGTCAGAAAAAAGGGCAGAAAAACATATATTATGAAAACCGTAGCGACGCCCCCCAGAAGATAGATAAACTGCTTCAGGGTCAGCGGCCCGAAAATTTTGTCTTCAACCTCTATGAATTGCGGAACGCTAAATTGTCTCATATTTATTTTGGGGGCTCTTTATAAGGGTCGGCTTTATCCGGATAACGATTTTCTTTTCGGGCTTGCTCTGTTTCTTCGGACAATGATTCCCCGGGCATAAAAACTTTTTCTTCAAGCCTGGTTTCAAACGGCGAAGTTTTTAAACTTTTAAACTCTTCTGTCCCCTTTATTTCACGATTCGGAGTTTGCGTCTCGGTTTCAACTGATTTTTCGGGAGGAACGGCAGGAACATGGGAAATAGGAGCAACAGGAGAAACGGGTGGGACAAAAGGAGTGGGCGCGGTCGGCGTTTCGGAAATAACTTCCTCACCAACCGCGTGTATTTTTTTCAGAGATTCTTTGACTTTTGAAAAAATCTGCGCGTTTATCTCCTGCGCGATTTTTTTAGTCGTTTCCGGATCGGTTCCGAGACGTCCGGTTAAATTAGAAATGAAATCGCGCGGATGCGTGACTCCAAGCATCAGAAGTCCGGTTTCATCGTCCAGTTCTCCCATTTTGTCAATTTGGAGGCCGTATTTTTTGCCAATCGCCTGAACAATATCAGCTGTATCTATGCTGGTGATGGCATTTTGCAGTTCTTTCGGCAGGCCTTTATATTTTTCAAAAATTTGTTCGTTAGTTAGTTGAGACATTATTTATTCTTTTTTTCTTTATCTGATTCGGCCTTTTGCTTAGACATTTTTTCTACTTCCTCCAGACTTTCGTTCATGGCATTTATTTTTTCCCCGACAGTAGCCTTGGGATTATTTAAAATTGCCGCTCTTTTTGCCTTCCTGCTTCTTTCGTCCAAAACTTTTTCAATTGCTTCTCGTCGCGCTCTATTCAGGAATTGCAGCCTAGAGGTCTTTAAGTTTTTAAGGGTGTCTGTGCTGTAAGAAGAGTATTGTTGCGTGTAGCGTTTTATTTCGGGTTGATCGAGCGTTGATGCTTTAGTTATGCCGCGCCCGACAAATGGCATGGAGCGCACAAACTTCGCGGCGCGCGTTTCACTTTCAGCAATAGTTTTGGCGATAGGCGCGGTGTATCTTTTGCCGACCGTTCCGGCATATCCGACAGCCCACTTGCGGGCGGATTTTACTCCTTTTTCGGCCCATTCGGCGGCTTTGCCGCCCATTTGTTTGGCCACAAGAACGCTTGCCATAAGCATTATGATTAAAAGAAGGTAGTAAGCAATCATTGAAAAACTGGTAACAAAGGCCGTGCTTTCGGCTTGCCCGCCTTTTATTCCCGTCAGCAGGTCTTTGGCTTTGCCCGAAGCAATCATTTCAACCGTAACGCCAAAAAGGAAGAAAAACGCCGGCGCGAAAAATGCCTGTTTGAGCAAAGTTGACCACCATTGTCTGGCATAAGAATCCAATCCCGGGATTGCGTAGAATAGAAACGCGACGGGAGAAAGAATCATTAAAAACCATAAAATTACCACCCGGATTAAAAGCGATAGTCCGGCAAAAGCTAGCGCAAATATGGCGACAAGAATAAAAACCGTTACGCCGAGCATTGCCACTGTCATCTGAATCAGAGTATTAGGCAGGTCTTTTTGCGCGGTTTCAAGCTTTTTTCGCAGGCTTTCTTCCTCACTGAGGAGTTTTTTTATTCCGGGATCTTCCGGAGCGCTCTCGCCGACAATAAGCTTTTCCGTCACGCTCGCCAATTGTTCCTGTATTTTCGATATGTCGCTGAATCCGAACTTGGCGCTTTTAAACATCTGATTCGGATTTAATCCGGCAAGAAATTTGACCGAGAGGGACGCCGAACTTTTTCCCTGCGCCCCCCCCGGCAGAAAAAATCCGGTCATAAGATTTGAAGAAAAGACAACGTATTGCGTAAGCAAAAACGAAAAGTTGATGAAGAGGGCGGCTATTATCAGGCGGGGCAGAAGTTTTTTGACTCCGAACGTATCTACCTGCAGGATGGTCGCGATGGCGATGGTTAAAAGTATAAAAATGAAAAAGAGGTTCGCGCTGTCGCGGGCTATGGTCCACCCCTTGTAGATGGCGTCAAGATTATAGGTTGCCGGATCAAGCGTGAATGCAGTTACCAGGTCAAAGATAATTCCGAAAACCTGAAACATTGCTGATACGAACATGAGTGCCGCGAATACCATCCAGCTTACTGCGGTAAGAATTGGGCAGCCGAGAAACCAGCCGACCCCTGACAAATCAGCACAAGATGCTTTTGAAAGTTCGGCGGCAACGCCGGTGTTTTGAGCGTAAGCGGCTGCGGGCTGCAAATACAGAATTGAGATTATCAGCATTAAAATCGCTACCGTTATTAAAGCGGCCGATTTCTTACTTTTTAATTTCTTTTTTAAAAAATTCATTTATGGCGAAATTTTTATGATTTTTATGACCCCGGACACGCCTGAAGTTCTGAAAGAAGCGAATCAAGTTTTTCCTGGAATTCGTCTGCTTGTTGGTTGGCCGCGTCTATATCGTCTTGCGATGCCGATTGGTTTGCCGAATCAACCGCCTGCGTCCCGACATCGCTTAATTCCTGGGGACTGTTTGTCGTTTCCGCTTTTACTCGCGAGTTTTCGTAGTCGCTAAGCGCGGCGCGAGCCGATTTAAGTTCGCTTTTTATGTCATCAAGGTTTTTTTGCGCTTCGGCAATTTCTTCGTTTCGCGGTTGCGTCCCGCAGCTATGTAATTTGTTAAGCGTCTGAATTGTTTGAGTCAGTGTATTTGATGACCGCTCTTTTGCTTTTATGTAGCCGTTCGTTAGGTTTATGGCATCAGTTAAGAGGGGGGTTATTCCCTTTCGGCTGTTATTGAGAAGTCCGGAATAGTCCGGATTGGATGACCCGCCCGAAGACAGTATGCCGTCTCTGCCGGTGCCGCTTAGGGCGCTATTTAAAAGTTGTACTACGACCGTTGAGATAAGTTCGTTTATTTCATCCGACACTGCTGTTTTGATAGCTGTGTATTCGTCCGGAAGTTCAAGTTTTTTAGCCACATAACTTCCCGGCGTTACGGTTTCTTCCCTTAAGCAGGGTTTGTCAGTGCCCGCGGCTTCGCTAAAAGCGATTTCTTTGGAATACTCCGCGCATCTTTTCCAGCTGAGAAATCCTCCGGACGCTTGAGATTCAAGTTTCAGGCCGGTTACCTTTTCAAGTATGGCCCGCTGCGTCTGGTCCATTTGGATTAGAATGGAGCCGAAAGCGTTGTTGGCCACATTAGCGGTGGTAATTGAAATAAAGCCGGTCCAGCCGTAGGTTTCAAAGGTGTTATAGAGCGCGTCCACATTGGCAATAAACCTATCAAGAGTACAGACTGCTTGTTGTCTTTGAGCCGAGACCAAACCCAGAACAATGTCTATTCTAAAAGGACTGCAGATATTCGGCGCGCCATTAGCGATAAGGCCATCAACAAAAATACCAAAGGCTTCGTTTCCGGCTTTTCTTAAATATCCTTCCCAGTCGGTTACGAAAAGAGGTTTGCCGTTAAAGCCGTTTCGTATCCAGCTTTTTATGTTGTCGGACATAGTCCTGATTAGAGCGACTCCTATAGCGTTGACCAACGGATCAAGGACATAATCTTTGACCGCCTCTGATCCAGCCGGCAGCTCTATTGTAAAAAATGTTACAGCCTCGGCTTTTGGCGGCGAAAAAGGAAATAGTGTAGCGAGCAGAATCGCGACAATAACCGGGACAATATATTTTTGAAATCGGACGCTTCGCTTAAAAATCATTGCAGAGCGATTATTAAATTAATTAACGCGAAGCCGGCTTCACTCGGCTTAAAGACCAGATTGTCTTTTTGAATTAAAACGCCCGCCGTCAAAAGCGCGTTTTTGACATTTTTAGATTCATTCAGGTATTGCTGCACGGCGCCAAGTCCGGTTACTGGGTCGGACATAAATTGTGAAAACGCTTTATTTATTTTCGCGAGATTGTTTAAGGCGTTTAAATATTTTAAATGCGCGGAAATGTAAGTTTGCGGCACCATCAGTTTTGATATTTCAAGTGCCGCGTCTTCGTATGCCCGGGCGTAAATTTTAAATTCGTCAAACGAATTGAAATTGTCTTCGGAGTTTGACTGCTGGATTAAACGCGTCAGCAAATCCAGTTCATTTTCTTTTATCTGCCCGCTGTATTTGTCGGATATTTCCGCTAAGCCATTTATATAAGCTTTGGCGTTTTCCGGAGAGGCGCTTGTTACGCGCGCGTTATTGAGCGAGAAATCATTTTTGAAAACCGCGGCGGGATTGTCGTTTAAAAGAGCGTCCACGACTTGACTCGCGGTTTCTTTGGGGTCAAGGCCGGCATTTCTTTGCTGGATGTACGAGGCAAAAAGGTCTCGGGTTATTCTTTGGGTCGGGTTATAGGGTTCGCCGGCAGGCGCGCCATCGGACATTTGATTTTCGTCATTACTGGACGCGCTTGACGAATTCAATAAATCATCCGGGCCTTTTTTCAAAGGGTCGCGCCCCAATTTTATTTCTTCTCCGTCGGGCGCTTGGTCGCCGTCGGTGTCAGGATTTAGCGGGTCAGTACCCCAAAGTTTTTCTTCCCAGTCCTTTAAGCCGTCACCGTCAGAATCCGGAGATTCAATGGCCGTTTTTTCTCCGGAAATCGGCGTTATATTTACTCCGGAAGCCATTTTTTTGACATCGGGTTTTTTGGAAATCCAAAAAGCGCCCGCAGCTATGGCTAGCGCGAGAATTATTGCGAATATTGTTCTTTTATTTCCTAAAAATGCCAAAATCGCAGGCAATACGCCTTACAATAATTATAGCATTTTACTTTTTCTATTGATTTTTATTTTATTTTCTGCTGTGGATATCTGTTCTTTTTGTCAGACATGCCCAATTTTTAAGGGAAAGTTCCTCTGCGCGCGCATTCTTGGCTATTTTGCATTTTTTGAAACTTGAGACCTGAAACTTGAAATTTTTTAAGTTATTTTTTAAAAGCTTGCGCGGGTGGCGGAATCCGGTTTTAACCAGTTTAAAAAATGCTTTTTGGCCGATTTTATGCTGACGAAAAAAATCAACCCCCCGTTTTTTAAATATAACTACAGCCGAATCAACTTTCGGCTGGGGCCAAAAATTGCCTTTTTTAACCAAAAAGGCAATTTTTGGCTTTACGAAAACTTGCACCGAAATAGCCAGCAAGTTCATTTTAAATCCGAACTCGGTTCGGACCCGAACCGAGTTCGGATTTAAACTTGAACATATCCGTTTTGCTACCTCTTTTTGAAGCATTATTACCAACAACTTTGTCTTAAGCAGACCACGAGATACTTGGGGCAAGATGAGGCGCAGAAGCTGGCCGGTAAGATAATAAGGGATATTGGCTACAACCTTGTTTATTCCGATTCCGAACTCGGTTCGGATTCGGACGCCGAACCGAGTTCGGAATCGGACAATGTCGCGGATGTCAGCGTTGAGCAAAACCAGCCGTCCGGCATCTATAAAAACCCTGAATTTAGAAGTCAAAATGTTGAAAAGCTTAATATCTTTTTCAACTGCGATTACCTTCGCGCCCGTTTTTAAAAGTTCTTCGGTCAAAATTCCCTTACCGGGCCCGATTTCCAAAATAGTATCCTTTGGCCCGACTTCGGCCGCAAGGACCATTTTGCGGGTGATATTTTTTGAAGTTAGAAAGTTTTGTCCGAGTTTTGTCGGCATATTATATTTCTATGATTTTTTCTTCGTCTGCGTTCTCCATCAGTTCTGGTGGAATATCCGAAAGAAAACGGGAGGGCATATTGGCTTGTTTTTCACCGAATATTGTTCTGAAAAAAGCCATTGAAAGAAAAACTTTTTTTCGGGCGCGGGTTAAGGCGACGTAAAAAAGCCGGCGTTCTTCCTCCAGCCTTAATTTTTCGTCTTCGCTTGCGATGGTAGTGTGGGGAAAAAGTCCGTCTTCAAGCCCGGATATGAAAACATAATCAAATTCAAGCCCTTTGGCCGCGTGAACCGTAGTCAGAGGAATGCCGTCTTTTCTGCTGCCGATGGCATCCTGGTCGGACATTAAACTTGCCTCTTCCAGCATATTCATCAGGCCGTCCGGCGGCTTTATTTTATCAAATCTGACGGCAAGACTTACCAATTCTTTGATATTTGCCAAGCGCATAACGCCTTCTTCGGTTCCGGCAGATTCAAACAGGTCAAGATACCCGCTTTCTTTGAGCGTCGCGGCAACCGCGCGCGACGCCGGAAGATTTTCAGCGGCGGACTTTATTTTATTAAGCGTTTTTTCAAAAATTGATATTTTTTCAGCTTCTCCCGATTTCAATCCGACTGCCGCGAAGTATTTGGCAAGGGTTACTTTGCCTATGCCGCGCGCGGGCTGGTTGATTATTCTTTTTTTGCTCAAAAGATCATTTGAGTTGAGGGAGGCGCGGATATAGGCCAGAATATCTTTTATTTCTTTGCGGTTGTAAAACTTTACGCCGACCACGTAATGCGGCAGTGTGTATTCCAAAAATTTTTCCTCCAGAACTCTTGATTGGGAGTTGGTGCGGAAAAGCACGGCTATTTCTTCGGGTTTGGCTCCGCCGGCAATGAGACTTTGGGACTCGGCCGCTACGAAATACGCTTCGTCGTTTTCCGTTTCCGCGGCGTATATTTCCAGTTTTTCGCCGCCCTTTTT
The genomic region above belongs to Candidatus Niyogibacteria bacterium and contains:
- a CDS encoding 16S rRNA (adenine(1518)-N(6)/adenine(1519)-N(6))-dimethyltransferase, encoding MPTKLGQNFLTSKNITRKMVLAAEVGPKDTILEIGPGKGILTEELLKTGAKVIAVEKDIKLFNILTSKFRVFIDAGRLVLLNADIRDIVRFRTRFGVRIRTEFGIGINKVVANIPYYLTGQLLRLILPQVSRGLLKTKLLVIMLQKEVAKRICSSLNPNSVRVRTEFGFKMNLLAISVQVFVKPKIAFLVKKGNFWPQPKVDSAVVIFKKRGVDFFRQHKIGQKAFFKLVKTGFRHPRKLLKNNLKNFKFQVSSFKKCKIAKNARAEELSLKNWACLTKRTDIHSRK
- a CDS encoding PrgI family protein — protein: MRQFSVPQFIEVEDKIFGPLTLKQFIYLLGGVATVFIIYVFLPFFLTVLLGLPVAGLALALAFYKVHNQPFINVMANAVSYYTKSKLYIWKRSETKKPKAQKISAPKQEFVLPKTTESKLKDLAWSLDVKEKIK
- a CDS encoding DUF87 domain-containing protein, whose amino-acid sequence is MALGDLFKKKEVGANDEIIAIQPEQIYEAAVLELKDIIAPSALEVNSNYVKIGEKIARTIFIFSYPKYLAVNWFSSIINLDKVFDISIYIHPMDTAGVLRQLQKKVAEVQSQIHMREEKGLVRDPMLDAAYQNLEELRDKLQQAQEKLFSFGLYMTIYADTLEELNRDETEIRSMLESRLVYAKPALFQQDDGLLTVFPLGRDILGVNNKLNSSPISSLFPFVSFDLTSNRGILYGVNRHNNSLVLFDRFSLENYNSVIFAKAGAGKSYATKLEILRSLMFDTDVIVIDPEREYEFLSEAVDGRYFNISLSSQHHINPFDLPKPREDEDPSDILRSNIINLVGLFRIMLGGLTPEEDSILDRAITETYASRDITPESDFSSKIPPILSDLELILANMEGGEGLAQRMRKYTQGTWAGFINQPTNVDINKKLVVFSVRDMEDELRPVAMYLITHHIWNAVRKNLKKRILVIDEAWWIMKEEQGASFLFGIAKRARKYFLGVATITQDVGDFLRSPYGVPIITNSSIQILLKQSPATIDLLQKTFNLTDEEKFLILESDIGEGLFFAGLKHVAIKIISSYTEDQIITSDPQQLLAIKKAKQGIAQEK